Proteins encoded together in one Streptomyces umbrinus window:
- a CDS encoding glycerophosphodiester phosphodiesterase → MHARAAAATTTALLGAAVVVLPAPTAHAAPDTDRTQVIAHRGASAYAPENTLAAIDKADDLGFRWVENDVQRTKDGELVVIHDDSLTRTTDVEEVFPGRAPWKVKDFTAAEIARLDAGSWFSPRFAGARVPTLTQYMNRVSRNHQKLVLEIKNPALYPGIERETLKVLSNEGWLGPAHVRSKLVVQSFSADSIRAVHALRPDIKTGFLGTPPVAELPAYAQFADQINSSHTTISLGYVTAIHALEGPHGKPLEISTWTVDTAADARRVEGFGVDGVITNKPDVVREALNER, encoded by the coding sequence ATGCACGCGCGCGCTGCCGCCGCCACGACCACCGCGCTCCTGGGAGCCGCTGTCGTTGTTCTCCCCGCACCCACCGCCCACGCCGCGCCGGACACCGACCGGACTCAGGTGATCGCCCACCGCGGCGCCTCGGCCTACGCCCCCGAGAACACCCTGGCCGCCATCGACAAGGCCGACGACCTAGGGTTCCGCTGGGTCGAGAACGACGTCCAGCGCACCAAGGACGGCGAGCTCGTGGTGATCCACGACGACAGCCTGACCCGCACGACCGACGTCGAGGAGGTCTTCCCCGGGCGGGCGCCCTGGAAGGTCAAGGACTTCACCGCCGCGGAGATCGCGCGCCTCGACGCGGGCAGCTGGTTCAGCCCCCGGTTCGCGGGCGCGCGCGTACCGACCCTGACGCAGTACATGAACCGGGTTTCACGCAATCACCAGAAACTCGTCCTGGAGATCAAGAATCCCGCGCTCTACCCGGGCATCGAGCGGGAGACCCTCAAGGTCCTCAGCAACGAGGGCTGGCTCGGTCCGGCCCACGTTCGGAGCAAGCTGGTCGTACAGAGTTTCAGCGCGGACAGCATTCGGGCGGTGCACGCGCTGCGGCCCGACATCAAGACGGGTTTCCTGGGTACGCCGCCGGTCGCGGAGCTGCCCGCGTACGCGCAGTTCGCCGACCAGATCAACTCGTCGCACACGACGATCTCCCTCGGCTACGTCACCGCGATCCACGCGCTCGAAGGGCCGCACGGCAAGCCGCTGGAGATCTCCACCTGGACCGTCGACACCGCGGCGGACGCACGGCGCGTCGAGGGCTTCGGCGTGGACGGCGTCATCACGAACAAGCCGGACGTGGTGCGGGAGGCGCTGAACGAGCGCTGA
- a CDS encoding MHYT domain-containing protein, whose product MQGTIDGFSYGLVTPLVAYLMACLGGALGLRCTTRSMLVTRSWRPGWLALGSAAIGSGIWTMHFIAMMGFSVQGTPIRYDKLTTFASLGVAIVMVGIGIFIVGYKGASGTALFTGGTITGLGIASMHYLGMAGMRLNGKLEYNTFTVSASVVIAVVAAIAALWAAGQVRGFMWSVGASLVMGLAVSGMHYTGMAALNVHLHGAASTPSGDSPATLLAPLMIGPLAFLLLAGVVVMFDPLMVMGKPDWSPAEQKPGIPAHTVRHTGRRSVPGQRRRSSRRTGSRTPQNW is encoded by the coding sequence ATGCAGGGCACGATCGACGGATTCAGCTACGGACTCGTCACGCCGCTGGTGGCGTATCTGATGGCCTGCCTCGGTGGAGCGCTGGGCCTGCGCTGCACCACGAGATCGATGCTCGTCACCCGCTCCTGGCGACCGGGCTGGCTCGCCCTCGGATCGGCGGCGATCGGTTCCGGCATATGGACCATGCACTTCATCGCGATGATGGGTTTCTCCGTCCAGGGAACCCCGATCCGCTACGACAAACTGACGACGTTCGCGAGCCTCGGCGTCGCGATCGTCATGGTCGGCATCGGAATCTTCATCGTCGGCTACAAGGGAGCCTCCGGAACGGCCCTGTTCACAGGGGGCACCATCACCGGCCTGGGTATCGCCTCGATGCACTACCTGGGTATGGCCGGAATGCGACTCAACGGAAAGCTCGAGTACAACACCTTCACCGTTTCCGCCTCGGTCGTCATAGCCGTCGTCGCCGCGATCGCGGCCCTGTGGGCGGCAGGTCAGGTCCGCGGCTTCATGTGGAGCGTGGGCGCGAGCCTCGTCATGGGGCTTGCCGTCAGCGGCATGCACTACACCGGCATGGCCGCCCTCAACGTCCATCTGCACGGCGCCGCCAGCACCCCGTCCGGGGACTCGCCCGCGACCCTGCTGGCCCCCCTGATGATCGGCCCGCTGGCCTTCCTGTTGCTGGCCGGCGTCGTCGTGATGTTCGACCCGCTGATGGTCATGGGCAAGCCCGACTGGAGCCCCGCCGAGCAGAAGCCCGGCATCCCGGCCCACACAGTCCGCCACACCGGCCGCCGGTCCGTGCCCGGCCAGCGCCGCCGGAGCTCCAGGCGCACCGGCTCCCGCACCCCGCAGAACTGGTGA
- the uvrB gene encoding excinuclease ABC subunit UvrB yields MRPVSKIERTVAPFEVVSPYQPSGDQPAAIADLERRIRAGEKDVVLLGATGTGKSATTAWMIEKLQRPTLVMAPNKTLAAQLANEFRELLPNNAVEYFVSYYDYYQPEAYVPQSDTYIEKDSSVNEEVERLRHSATNSLLTRRDVVVVASVSCIYGLGTPQEYVDRMVNLKIGDEIDRDDLLRRFVDIQYTRNDLAFTRGTFRVRGDTIEIFPVYEELAVRIEMFGDEIEALSTLHPLTGEIISDDQQLYIFPATHYVAGPERLERAANDIEKELGERLSELEKQGKLLEAQRLRMRTTYDLEMLRQIGSCSGVENYSMHFDGREPGSPPNTLIDYFPDDFLLVIDESHVTVPQIGAMYEGDASRKRTLVDHGFRLPSALDNRPLKWEEFQERIGQAVYLSATPGKYELSRGDGFVEQIIRPTGLIDPEVVVKPTEGQIDDLVHEIRKRTEKDERVLVTTLTKKMAEDLTDYFLELGIQVRYLHSDVDTLRRVELLRELRAGEFDVLVGINLLREGLDLPEVSLVSILDADKEGFLRSGTSLIQTIGRAARNVSGQVHMYADKITPAMEKAIEETNRRREKQVAYNTERGIDPQPLRKKINDIVAQIAREDVDTEQLLGSGYRKSSDGKGAKAPVPALGGKAAKGAKSAKGKAKETVPTDRPAAELAEQIEEMTERMRAAAANLQFEIAARLRDEVSEMKKELRQMKEAGIA; encoded by the coding sequence ATGCGGCCCGTATCCAAGATCGAACGCACGGTGGCGCCCTTCGAGGTCGTCAGCCCCTACCAGCCCAGCGGCGACCAGCCCGCTGCCATCGCCGACCTCGAGCGGCGTATCCGCGCAGGTGAGAAGGACGTGGTCCTGCTCGGCGCGACCGGCACCGGCAAGTCCGCCACCACCGCGTGGATGATCGAGAAGCTCCAGCGCCCCACCCTCGTGATGGCACCGAACAAGACGCTGGCCGCCCAGCTGGCCAACGAGTTCCGCGAGCTGCTGCCGAACAACGCCGTCGAGTACTTCGTCTCGTACTACGACTACTACCAGCCCGAGGCGTACGTCCCGCAGTCGGACACCTACATCGAGAAGGACTCCTCGGTCAACGAGGAGGTGGAGCGCCTGCGCCACTCCGCGACCAACTCGCTGCTCACCCGCCGGGACGTTGTCGTCGTCGCCTCGGTCTCCTGCATCTACGGCCTGGGTACGCCGCAGGAGTACGTGGACCGCATGGTCAACCTCAAGATCGGCGACGAGATCGACCGGGACGACCTCCTGCGCCGCTTCGTCGACATCCAGTACACGCGCAACGACCTGGCCTTCACCCGCGGCACGTTCCGCGTGCGCGGCGACACCATCGAGATCTTCCCGGTCTACGAGGAGCTGGCCGTCCGCATCGAGATGTTCGGCGACGAGATCGAGGCCCTCTCCACGCTGCACCCCCTCACCGGCGAGATCATCAGCGACGACCAGCAGCTGTACATCTTCCCGGCCACGCACTACGTCGCGGGGCCCGAGCGCCTGGAGCGCGCCGCCAACGACATCGAGAAGGAACTGGGCGAGCGCCTCTCGGAGCTGGAGAAGCAGGGCAAGCTCCTGGAGGCCCAGCGCCTGCGGATGCGCACGACGTACGACCTCGAAATGCTCCGCCAGATCGGCTCCTGCTCGGGCGTCGAGAACTACTCGATGCACTTCGACGGCCGCGAGCCGGGCTCCCCGCCGAACACACTGATCGACTACTTCCCGGACGACTTCCTGCTCGTCATCGACGAGTCGCACGTCACGGTCCCGCAGATCGGCGCGATGTACGAGGGCGACGCCTCCCGCAAGCGCACCCTCGTCGACCACGGCTTCCGGCTGCCGTCCGCCCTGGACAACCGCCCCCTGAAGTGGGAGGAGTTCCAGGAGCGCATCGGCCAGGCCGTCTACCTGTCGGCGACACCGGGCAAGTACGAGCTCTCGCGCGGCGACGGCTTCGTCGAGCAGATCATCCGCCCCACCGGCCTCATCGACCCCGAGGTCGTCGTCAAGCCCACCGAGGGCCAGATCGACGACCTGGTGCACGAGATCCGCAAGCGCACCGAGAAGGACGAGCGCGTCCTGGTCACCACCCTCACCAAGAAGATGGCCGAGGACCTCACCGACTACTTCCTCGAACTGGGCATCCAGGTCCGCTATCTGCACAGTGACGTCGACACCCTGCGCCGTGTCGAACTGCTGCGCGAGCTGCGGGCCGGCGAGTTCGACGTCCTCGTCGGAATCAACCTCCTCAGGGAGGGCCTCGACCTGCCCGAGGTCTCCCTGGTGTCGATCCTCGACGCCGACAAGGAGGGCTTCCTGCGCTCCGGCACCTCCCTGATCCAGACCATCGGCCGCGCCGCCCGCAACGTGTCCGGTCAGGTCCACATGTACGCCGACAAGATCACCCCGGCGATGGAGAAGGCCATCGAGGAGACCAACCGCCGCCGGGAGAAGCAGGTCGCGTACAACACGGAGAGGGGCATCGACCCGCAGCCCCTCCGCAAGAAGATCAACGACATCGTGGCGCAGATCGCCCGCGAGGACGTCGACACGGAACAGCTGCTCGGCTCGGGCTACCGCAAGTCGTCGGACGGCAAGGGCGCCAAGGCCCCCGTGCCCGCGCTCGGTGGAAAGGCGGCCAAGGGCGCCAAGTCCGCCAAGGGCAAGGCCAAGGAGACCGTCCCGACCGACCGGCCCGCGGCGGAACTCGCCGAGCAGATCGAGGAGATGACGGAGCGGATGCGCGCGGCCGCCGCGAACCTGCAGTTCGAGATCGCCGCGAGGTTGCGTGACGAGGTCTCGGAGATGAAGAAGGAACTGCGACAGATGAAGGAAGCCGGCATCGCCTGA
- a CDS encoding TerD family protein yields the protein MTVNMTKGQAISLQKNDGGTLTAVRMGLGWQAAPRRGLFGSRTREIDLDASAVLFADKQPVDVVFFRHLVSDDGSVRHTGDNLVGGVGQGGDDEAILVDLARIPVHIDQIVFTVNSFTGQTFQEVQDAFCRLVDETNGQELARYTLAGGGQYTAQIMAKVHRAGAGWQMTALGTPANGRTFQDLMPAILPHL from the coding sequence GTGACGGTCAACATGACCAAGGGTCAGGCCATCAGTCTGCAGAAGAACGACGGAGGCACGCTGACCGCGGTCCGCATGGGGCTCGGCTGGCAGGCCGCCCCGCGACGTGGCCTGTTCGGCTCTCGCACCCGTGAGATCGACCTCGACGCGTCCGCCGTGCTGTTCGCGGACAAGCAGCCGGTCGACGTGGTGTTCTTCCGCCACCTCGTCAGCGACGACGGCTCCGTGCGCCACACCGGTGACAACCTCGTCGGCGGCGTTGGCCAGGGCGGCGACGACGAGGCGATCCTCGTCGACCTCGCGCGCATCCCGGTCCACATCGACCAGATCGTCTTCACCGTGAACTCGTTCACGGGCCAGACCTTCCAGGAGGTGCAGGACGCGTTCTGCCGCCTGGTCGACGAGACCAACGGCCAGGAGCTGGCCCGTTACACGCTGGCCGGCGGCGGCCAGTACACGGCGCAGATCATGGCGAAGGTCCACCGCGCGGGCGCGGGCTGGCAGATGACCGCTCTCGGTACGCCGGCCAACGGCCGCACCTTCCAGGACCTGATGCCGGCGATCCTGCCGCACCTGTAG
- a CDS encoding TerD family protein, producing the protein MTAELVRGQNHPLPQARLEIRVSAGKPIVAGATLSDEQGTVHGVEWVAHPGSPTLPGLEVSKQAAADHRLACDLDALPESVHRVSVLLALPSGGSGPLRFGSVAAPFVAVTGLDGSEVASYTITGLDAESAVVALELYRRQGAWKVRAVGQGYAGGLAELLADQGLPEARQLAGSINDAVAQGLARSVAAPPPRTSEGDRSRHAATPALGQNQGGATPQGAPGHVSPQHGHPGGPGHTASGTPGHATPQGGHPGGPGQPDPSAVTQPAGAGGPVDYSHPGRQAAAPPPPPPTAPPAQPGQPAQPVAGDATGWSMEERLYNQVWGMFEDLARATAAYRSAVDFAESRMEQELDKVLSDPRSRIGGQGDAAREAARAKHSQLIDRAREALDRDLAQLTAEAEVVEPALPPAFARWDNPVWHGYRVPMEIPMALRLGDLHLPESAGLSIPMLVRLPLERGLWIDSGRSGSFDGSIADSDDLRRLGMDTAVAIAARLLAVYPAGEYTLHVIDPAGSGASSLAPLVQAGVLNGPPAAGAAGVTDVLARLTQRVDLVQMAIRGGAADSLPPDLDTAEQLLIVNDFPHGFDDRAVTRLRYLADEGPAVGVHLMLVADREDATAYGPLLDPLWRSLLRLTPTPDDHLADPWVGHAWTYDPSRVPPGSQVLQHVLTQVAAARRSWNR; encoded by the coding sequence ATGACGGCTGAGCTGGTCCGGGGGCAGAACCACCCGCTGCCCCAGGCCCGACTTGAGATCCGGGTGTCGGCCGGAAAACCGATCGTGGCCGGGGCCACGCTCAGCGACGAACAGGGCACGGTGCACGGTGTCGAGTGGGTGGCCCACCCGGGCTCACCCACTCTGCCCGGTCTGGAGGTCTCCAAGCAGGCGGCGGCGGACCACCGCCTCGCGTGCGACCTGGACGCCCTGCCCGAGTCCGTGCACCGGGTCAGCGTGCTGCTCGCGCTGCCGTCCGGAGGCAGCGGGCCGCTCAGGTTCGGCTCCGTCGCCGCGCCCTTCGTCGCGGTCACCGGACTCGACGGCTCCGAGGTCGCCAGCTACACGATCACAGGACTCGACGCGGAGTCGGCCGTCGTCGCACTGGAGCTCTACCGCAGGCAGGGTGCCTGGAAGGTCCGCGCCGTGGGCCAGGGATACGCGGGCGGCCTCGCCGAACTCCTCGCCGACCAGGGCCTGCCCGAGGCCCGTCAACTCGCGGGCAGCATCAACGACGCGGTTGCCCAGGGCCTCGCCCGGTCGGTGGCCGCACCTCCGCCGCGGACGTCGGAGGGCGACCGCTCGCGGCACGCCGCGACCCCGGCACTGGGTCAGAACCAGGGCGGAGCCACGCCCCAGGGCGCCCCCGGCCACGTATCGCCGCAGCACGGACACCCGGGCGGGCCGGGACACACGGCGTCCGGCACTCCCGGTCACGCCACACCGCAGGGCGGCCACCCCGGAGGACCCGGGCAGCCTGACCCGTCCGCGGTCACCCAGCCCGCCGGTGCCGGAGGCCCTGTCGACTACAGCCACCCGGGACGGCAGGCCGCCGCGCCTCCGCCGCCCCCGCCGACAGCGCCCCCGGCCCAGCCGGGACAGCCCGCGCAGCCCGTCGCGGGCGACGCGACCGGCTGGTCGATGGAGGAGCGCCTGTACAACCAGGTGTGGGGCATGTTCGAGGACCTGGCCCGCGCCACGGCCGCGTACCGCAGTGCGGTCGACTTCGCCGAGTCGCGTATGGAGCAGGAGCTCGACAAGGTCCTGTCCGACCCGCGCAGCCGCATCGGCGGCCAGGGCGACGCGGCGCGTGAGGCCGCCCGCGCCAAGCACTCCCAGCTGATCGACCGGGCCAGGGAGGCCCTCGACCGCGACCTCGCCCAGCTCACCGCCGAGGCGGAGGTCGTCGAGCCCGCACTCCCGCCCGCCTTCGCACGCTGGGACAACCCCGTCTGGCACGGCTACCGGGTCCCGATGGAGATCCCCATGGCCCTGCGCCTGGGCGACCTCCACCTGCCCGAGAGCGCGGGCCTGAGCATTCCGATGCTGGTGCGGCTGCCGCTGGAGCGCGGTCTGTGGATCGACAGCGGACGCTCCGGATCCTTCGACGGTTCGATCGCCGACTCCGACGACCTGCGCCGCCTTGGTATGGACACCGCTGTGGCGATCGCGGCCCGGCTCCTCGCCGTCTATCCGGCAGGCGAGTACACGCTGCATGTCATCGACCCGGCGGGCTCCGGCGCCTCCTCCCTCGCGCCTCTCGTGCAGGCCGGTGTGCTCAACGGCCCGCCGGCCGCCGGTGCCGCCGGGGTGACCGACGTGCTGGCCCGGCTCACGCAGCGCGTCGATCTCGTACAGATGGCGATCCGCGGCGGCGCGGCCGACTCCCTGCCGCCCGACCTCGACACGGCCGAGCAACTGCTGATCGTCAACGACTTCCCGCACGGTTTCGACGACCGTGCTGTGACCCGGCTGCGCTATCTCGCGGACGAGGGCCCGGCCGTCGGCGTCCACCTCATGCTGGTCGCCGACCGGGAGGACGCCACCGCCTACGGGCCGCTGCTCGACCCGCTGTGGCGTTCGCTGCTCCGGCTCACGCCCACGCCCGACGACCACCTGGCCGACCCGTGGGTCGGGCACGCGTGGACCTACGATCCCTCGCGCGTCCCCCCGGGCAGCCAGGTGCTCCAGCACGTCCTCACCCAGGTCGCGGCGGCCCGCCGCTCCTGGAACCGCTGA
- a CDS encoding TerC family protein, which produces MDVSVTLWVLTIVGLAALIAVDFFIGRKPHDVSIKEAGIWTIVWIVLAGLFGLGLLVFSGGQPSGEFFAGFITEKSLSVDNLFVFVLIMAKFSVPSQYQQRVLLVGVLIALVLRAIFIAAGAAILASFAWVFYIFGAFLIYTAWKLIQEARADESDEDWEENKLLKAAEKRFGVADRYHGTKLWIQQNGKRVMTPMLVVMLAIGTTDVLFALDSIPAIFGLTQDPYIVFTANAFALMGLRQLYFLIGGLLRKLVHLSYGLSVILGFIGVKLVLHALHESGVHVPEISIPVSLGVICAVLVVTTITSLMASKKQAAAEAAQSDDEGAPKDSIEA; this is translated from the coding sequence GTGGATGTTTCCGTGACCCTTTGGGTCCTGACGATCGTGGGCCTTGCCGCCCTCATCGCGGTCGATTTCTTCATCGGCCGCAAGCCGCACGACGTATCAATCAAGGAAGCCGGAATCTGGACGATCGTCTGGATCGTCCTGGCCGGGCTGTTCGGCCTCGGACTGCTCGTCTTCTCCGGAGGCCAGCCCTCGGGAGAGTTCTTCGCCGGCTTCATCACCGAGAAGTCGCTGAGCGTCGACAACCTCTTCGTCTTCGTCCTGATCATGGCGAAGTTCTCGGTGCCGTCCCAGTACCAGCAGCGGGTGCTGCTGGTCGGTGTGCTCATAGCCCTCGTCCTGCGCGCGATATTCATCGCCGCGGGCGCCGCGATCCTCGCGAGCTTCGCGTGGGTGTTCTACATCTTCGGCGCGTTCCTCATCTACACCGCCTGGAAGCTGATCCAGGAGGCCCGGGCCGACGAGTCGGACGAGGACTGGGAGGAGAACAAGCTCCTCAAGGCCGCCGAGAAGCGCTTCGGAGTCGCCGACCGCTACCACGGCACCAAGCTGTGGATCCAGCAGAACGGCAAGCGAGTCATGACGCCGATGCTGGTCGTCATGCTGGCGATCGGCACCACCGACGTGCTCTTCGCACTCGACTCGATCCCGGCGATCTTCGGCCTGACGCAGGACCCGTACATCGTCTTCACGGCCAACGCGTTCGCGCTGATGGGTCTGCGGCAGCTGTACTTCCTGATCGGCGGACTCCTGAGGAAGCTGGTCCACCTCAGCTACGGCCTGTCGGTGATCCTCGGCTTCATCGGCGTCAAGCTGGTGCTGCACGCGCTGCACGAGTCCGGCGTCCACGTCCCGGAGATCTCCATCCCGGTCTCCCTCGGCGTGATCTGCGCGGTCCTGGTGGTCACCACGATCACCAGCCTGATGGCCTCCAAGAAGCAGGCGGCGGCCGAGGCGGCGCAGAGCGACGACGAAGGCGCTCCGAAGGACAGCATCGAGGCCTGA
- a CDS encoding calcium:proton antiporter has product MIVRLRSLVTQWTAVVPALAVVLLVFTWGRDLPGAVVAVVTLVLAGAVLAAVHHAEVVAHRVGEPFGSLVLAVAVTIIEVALIVTLMADGGDKSSTLARDTVFAAVMITCNGIVGLSLLVASLRHGLAVFNAEGTGAALATVATLATLSLVLPTFTTSKLGPEFSTAQLTFAALSSLVLYGLFVATQTVRHRDYFLPITRQGEVIDADDHADAPSSRSAGISLGLLGLALVGVVGLAKGVSPTIESGVEAAGMPHSVVGVIIALLVLLPETIAALRSAHRDRVQTSLNLALGSAMASIGLTIPAVAVASIWLSGPLVLGLGATHMVLLALTAVVSSLTVVPGRATPLQGGVHLVLFAAYLELAINP; this is encoded by the coding sequence ATGATCGTTCGGCTCCGGTCACTCGTGACGCAGTGGACGGCCGTCGTGCCCGCGCTGGCGGTCGTCCTGCTGGTCTTCACCTGGGGCCGCGATCTGCCCGGCGCCGTCGTCGCCGTGGTGACGCTGGTACTGGCCGGGGCCGTGCTGGCAGCCGTCCACCACGCCGAGGTCGTCGCGCACCGGGTCGGCGAACCCTTCGGCTCACTGGTCCTCGCCGTCGCCGTCACGATCATCGAGGTCGCGCTGATCGTCACCCTGATGGCGGACGGCGGCGACAAGAGCTCCACACTCGCCCGCGACACCGTCTTCGCGGCCGTGATGATCACCTGCAACGGCATCGTCGGCCTCAGCCTGCTCGTCGCCTCACTGCGGCACGGGCTCGCCGTCTTCAACGCGGAGGGCACCGGCGCAGCCCTCGCCACCGTCGCGACGCTGGCCACGCTCAGCCTGGTGCTGCCGACCTTCACCACCAGCAAGCTGGGCCCCGAGTTCTCCACGGCCCAGCTCACCTTCGCCGCCCTGTCCTCGCTCGTCCTCTACGGCCTGTTCGTGGCGACCCAGACCGTGCGGCACCGCGACTACTTCCTGCCCATCACCCGGCAGGGCGAGGTCATCGACGCCGACGACCATGCCGACGCCCCGTCCTCCAGAAGCGCGGGCATCAGCCTGGGACTCCTGGGCCTGGCCCTCGTCGGCGTGGTCGGTCTCGCGAAGGGCGTGTCGCCCACCATCGAGTCCGGGGTCGAGGCGGCCGGGATGCCGCACTCCGTGGTCGGCGTGATCATCGCCCTCCTCGTCCTGCTCCCCGAGACGATCGCCGCATTGCGCTCCGCCCACCGCGACCGGGTGCAGACCAGCCTCAACCTCGCCCTCGGCTCGGCGATGGCCAGCATCGGCCTCACCATCCCCGCCGTGGCTGTCGCCTCCATCTGGCTCTCCGGCCCGCTCGTCCTCGGCCTCGGCGCCACCCACATGGTCCTGCTCGCCCTGACCGCGGTGGTCAGCTCCCTCACCGTGGTCCCCGGCCGCGCCACCCCACTCCAGGGCGGCGTCCACCTGGTCCTGTTCGCGGCGTACTTGGAACTCGCGATCAACCCGTAG
- a CDS encoding MFS transporter, with protein sequence MHRARTVKPPSMPRLAAASLAGTAIEFYDFFVYGTAAALVLGPLFFPTFSPVAGTLAAFGTFGVGFVARPLGSVLFGHIGDRHGRRPVLVLSLLLTGAATVAVGCVPTYDSIGTAAPVLLLVLRFLQGLGLGGEWGGAVLLTAEHAPADRRGLWSSFPQIGPAVGFVLANGVMLVLSAALSDAQFASWGWRVPFWAAGVLAAAGLWLRSSLTESPQFLELREHARVPLAEVVREHWRLVLLTAGALAIGYAVFYAVTTWSLAYATERLGVSRTVMLACIMGAVVVKGALTPLVAILGDRYGRRPLCLAGCAATALWMFPMIALLSTGEPLLMFLGFLVALIAFVTMFGVIAAYLPELYEPRVRCTGAAVGYNLGGVLGGALTPIVATAVAEQSERVPWGVAAYLTGIALLSLGCFALLPETRPVAVVATEPATG encoded by the coding sequence ATGCACCGTGCACGCACAGTAAAGCCCCCTTCCATGCCGCGGCTCGCGGCGGCCTCGCTCGCGGGGACGGCCATCGAGTTCTACGACTTCTTCGTCTACGGGACGGCGGCCGCGCTCGTCCTGGGCCCGCTCTTCTTCCCCACGTTCTCGCCGGTGGCGGGGACACTGGCGGCCTTCGGGACGTTCGGAGTCGGGTTCGTGGCGCGGCCGTTGGGCTCGGTCCTGTTCGGGCACATCGGGGACCGGCACGGACGACGGCCCGTTCTCGTCCTCTCCTTGTTGCTGACCGGCGCGGCGACCGTCGCGGTCGGCTGCGTACCGACGTACGACTCCATCGGTACGGCCGCTCCCGTGCTGCTCCTTGTGCTGCGTTTTCTGCAGGGGCTGGGGCTCGGCGGGGAGTGGGGCGGGGCGGTGCTGCTGACCGCGGAGCACGCTCCGGCCGACCGGCGCGGGTTGTGGTCGAGCTTCCCGCAGATCGGGCCCGCGGTGGGGTTCGTCCTCGCCAACGGGGTGATGCTGGTGCTGTCGGCGGCCCTCTCCGACGCACAGTTCGCGAGCTGGGGATGGCGGGTGCCGTTCTGGGCGGCGGGCGTGCTCGCGGCGGCGGGGCTGTGGCTGCGCTCCTCCCTGACGGAGAGCCCCCAGTTCCTCGAACTGCGCGAGCACGCGCGCGTGCCGCTCGCCGAGGTCGTGCGCGAGCACTGGCGGCTCGTCCTGCTGACGGCGGGGGCGCTCGCGATCGGATACGCGGTGTTCTACGCGGTGACGACCTGGTCCCTCGCCTACGCGACCGAGCGGCTCGGGGTGAGCCGTACGGTCATGCTGGCCTGCATCATGGGGGCCGTCGTGGTGAAGGGCGCGCTGACTCCGTTGGTGGCGATTCTCGGCGACCGCTACGGACGGCGGCCGCTGTGTCTGGCGGGCTGCGCTGCCACCGCCCTGTGGATGTTCCCGATGATCGCGCTGCTGTCGACGGGCGAGCCGCTGCTGATGTTCCTCGGATTCCTGGTCGCGCTGATCGCGTTCGTGACGATGTTCGGCGTGATCGCCGCGTATCTGCCGGAGCTGTACGAGCCTCGGGTGCGGTGCACCGGTGCGGCCGTGGGCTACAACCTGGGCGGTGTGCTCGGGGGTGCGCTCACGCCGATCGTGGCCACGGCGGTCGCCGAGCAGAGCGAGCGGGTTCCCTGGGGCGTGGCCGCCTATCTGACGGGCATCGCACTGCTCAGCCTGGGGTGCTTCGCGTTGCTGCCGGAGACTCGGCCGGTGGCTGTTGTGGCTACGGAGCCGGCGACGGGGTGA